The following proteins come from a genomic window of Sorex araneus isolate mSorAra2 chromosome 1, mSorAra2.pri, whole genome shotgun sequence:
- the LOC129400872 gene encoding beta-lactoglobulin-2-like, which yields MKCILLALALVCGIQATAIPQATNLDIQKMTGTWYTVAMAASYAPLLDKDSSFRVFVKDLKVTPQENMEITLSKQVKQDCVDARIMAQKTQDPAVFTVNYDDGEKKVTVLDTDYTHFMVFCMEAPMAGTQQGTVCQYMTRTMNPEQGEMMASFSRTLQVLPTGPQIILSMVQMEEKCRV from the exons ATGAAGTGCATCCTGCTCGCCCTGGCCCTCGTGTGTGGCATCCAGGCCACCGCCATCCCCCAGGCCACAAACCTGGACATCCAGAAG ATGACCGGGACCTGGTACACTGTGGCCATGGCGGCCAGCTACGCACCCCTGCTGGACAAGGACTCCAGCTTCAGGGTGTTCGTCAAGGACCTGAAAGTCACCCCCCAGGAGAACATGGAGATCACTCTGAGCAAACA GGTGAAACAGGACTGCGTGGACGCTCGCATCATGGCCCAGAAGACTCAGGACCCTGCCGTGTTCACGGTGAACT ATGACGACGGGGAGAAGAAGGTCACAGTGCTGGACACAGACTACACCCACTTCATGGTCTTCTGCATGGAGGCCCCCATGGCTGGCACCCAGCAGGGCACCGTGTGCCAGTACATGA CCAGGACCATGAACCCTGAGCAGGGGGAGATGATGGCAAGCTTCAGCAGAACCCTCCAGGTCCTGCCCACGGGCCCCCAGATCATCCTGAGCATGGTGCAGATGGAGG AGAAGTGCCGCGTCTAG